CGATTAAAATTAACTGATAATGAATATGAAGAAGTTAAAACTCCAATTATTATTAATAAAAAAATGTGGGAAAAAAGTGGACATTGGGAAAATTATAATACTTCCATGTTTACTACTTTTTCTGAAAAAAAAGAGTATTGTATTAAGCCAATGAGTTGTCCAGCTCATATACAAATTTTTAATCATGGTTTAAAATCATATAAAGATTTACCTATTCGTATGTCTGAATTTGGTCATTGTCACCGTAATGAATATTCAGGAAGTTTACATGGTTTATTAAGAGTAAGAGAATTTACTCAAGATGATGGACATATATTTTGTTCAAAAAATCAAATTAGAAAAGAAATTGAAAAATGTATCATAATGATTTTAGATATTTATCGTATTTTTGGTTTTAAAAAAATTGATATAAAACTTGCTACTCGACCTATAAAACGTATAGGAGATGAACAAACTTGGGATCAAGCAGAGCAAGATTTATTATTTGTATTAAAAAAAAATAAGTTGTCATTTGAATTAAAATCAGGCGAAGGTGCATTTTATGGACCAAAAATAGAACTAGTATTAGAAGATTCTTTAAGACGTAGTTGGCAATGTGGTACGATACAATTAGATTTTTATTTACCTAAATTATTAAATGCAGTATATATTAATAAAGATAATAAAAAAGAAAATCCAATATTAATACATAGAGCAATTTTAGGTTCTATAGAAAGATTTATAGGTATTTTGATCGAAGAATATAATGGTATTTTTCCTGTATGGTTAGCTCCGATACAAGTAATATTAATTAGTGTTGCAGAAGAATATTATTTATATATTCATGAAATTAAAAAACAATTAATTTGTGTAGGAATTCGTACTGTAATCGATACAAGAGCTGTATCTATGAAATTTAAAATTAGAGAACATGTACTTGCAAAAGTTCCGTATATATTAGTATGTGGAAAAAAAGAACGATTAGAAAATAAAATTAGTATACGTACAAATACGGGAATAAAAATAAATTTATTAGAATTAAAAAAATTTATTTCTCATGTTACATTAGAAATTAACACTCGTAGTAATATTAATTGGGAGGTA
This Buchnera aphidicola (Thelaxes californica) DNA region includes the following protein-coding sequences:
- the thrS gene encoding threonine--tRNA ligase — its product is MPVITFLDGTKCTYEENVSFIQVLKDYKPDLISSCVGGLVNHDTVIHINTILNHDVCISVICNKDVYAMNLIRVTCGHLLGYAVKQLWPDIQLVQFTLTKNGFFYDFDTQKNFSKIELQTIENKMKELSLLKYDIKFKMFSIQDAKKYFFDQPYKINIIQNSIKEDNKNITVYFHNDHPDIFLNLTQASNISFCTYFKVEKCSGIYWNKDKKQKVLQRIYVISWPNSELYNSYFSQISSLKKRDHRILAKKLDLYHMQDDVPGMVFWHSKGWSIFKELQNFIRLKLTDNEYEEVKTPIIINKKMWEKSGHWENYNTSMFTTFSEKKEYCIKPMSCPAHIQIFNHGLKSYKDLPIRMSEFGHCHRNEYSGSLHGLLRVREFTQDDGHIFCSKNQIRKEIEKCIIMILDIYRIFGFKKIDIKLATRPIKRIGDEQTWDQAEQDLLFVLKKNKLSFELKSGEGAFYGPKIELVLEDSLRRSWQCGTIQLDFYLPKLLNAVYINKDNKKENPILIHRAILGSIERFIGILIEEYNGIFPVWLAPIQVILISVAEEYYLYIHEIKKQLICVGIRTVIDTRAVSMKFKIREHVLAKVPYILVCGKKERLENKISIRTNTGIKINLLELKKFISHVTLEINTRSNINWEV